In Bordetella genomosp. 11, the sequence CTCGTCGCTACGATCCGCCTTCGTATTCCGGGAAAGAATTGCCCGGCGGGGGCGCGGCCTCGATGTAAGGCCCGGGCCCAGCCGGCGCGGCGGGATCCTGCAAGGCAAATACGCAGTCGAAGTACTTTTCCGCCTGCGTCCAGGGCGCCCGTTCCCGGTACAGGGTCAGGAACGCGCCCGTGACGTCCGCCACATTGGGGCGCGTTTGCAGCGTCTGTACCGCCAGCGCGGCGAACGTGTCCTCCCGGTCGTGCAGCCTGGCATTTTGCAAGGCGTAGCTGTAGAACTGCACGACCTTGCCGGGCTGGGCGAAGCGCGGCAGGCCCTCGCAGGCCGCGCCGGTTTCCGGGGCGCGCTCGGTGTGCGCGTGCGAAAAGCTGTCCTGCACCATGTGCAGCAGCGCCCCCAGCGCCACCTGATCCAGCCTGGCGCGAACCTCCACGATGCCGGTGGCCAGCAGGTTGGTGGCGGTCATGTCGCCCGGAAAATAAGTCCCCAGCCTCTCCACGTCCACGGATCGCAGGTAGCGGTCCACCGGGATCCGCCGCGTCGCCACGCCCCACAGGAACTGCGCCCACATCCGCATATGGGCGATCGTGTCGCGCGCCGGCTCGCCATCGTAGGTGCCCATCGCGTGAAAGAACGACAGATCGCCGAAGTGCGAGCGATACAGCAGGTAATCGCCGGGGCCGAACGCCGGTCTTCCCGGTTGCTGCTGCGCGCGCTCGGCGGCGATGCGCTCGGCATCGACAAACAACGCTCGCCAGCACCGCGGCTGGGCGGTCGAACGCAGGGTGACATCGGGATTGCAGTCGGCCATCCTGGGCGGCGACTTGCGATTCAGCGGGAATGGCGGATCGTCCGGCCAACGCACGCCGTACAGCAGGATCTGGTTGCGGCGTACCTCGTCCATCGTGACGCAGGAAGCTTCCTCGCCCGCCGGCGCGTGGCAGTCCAGCGCATCCAGCGTAATGGCCTCGTGCACCGGGCTCTTGATCATCGGCACGGCATTGCCGATCACCCACTGGCCGATGCTGTCGACGATACGGTTGCCGCCGACCCCAGCCAGCTTGCGGTCGACGTCGCTGATGCGCGGCAGCACCTGGAATGCGGAGGCCACCGGCGCCAGCACTGCCGCCAGCAACGCCCCCGCGCAAAACGCCCGCATGCGCCGCCTGTTCGCGGTCCCGATACGACGCTCCCCCTTGCTCGCAGCCATGCCAGTCTCCGATCGTGGGCCGGCCTCGCCATGGGCCGATGGGGCACGATCGTAATCGAAATCTAGGTGCCGGCGGTGGCCGTCGTCATCCCGGTGGATCCGCCCACGGCCTGGACGAACCGGTCCAGGCCGATATTCCTGCCGCACAGCACCACGGCCACCTTCTTGCCGCGCCATTCGTCCTTGCGCTGCATCAACCCCGCCAGCGCCACGCCTGCCGCGCCCTCTACCATCCAACGTTCGGCACTCGCGACAGCACGCATCGCGGCGGCGATTTCAGCCTCTGTAACCGTGATGCGGTCGTCGATCACCCGCTGGCAAATGGGAAAGGTAATCGAACCCTGCTCCACGGCGCCCGCCGTCGCATCGGACAGCGTCGGCTGTTCCTCTACATCGACGATACGGCCGGCTTCCAGCGCGCGCAGCATACAGACCGAATTCCTGGGCCACACGCCGACCACCCGGGTGCGAGGCGAAAGCTGCTTGATCGCGGTGCCCAGCCCGCCGGCCAGCCCCCCGCCGCCCACGCAGACAAACACCGCGTCCAGCACATCGGCGCCCGCCTGTTCTGCGATCTCCACGCCTATCGTCCCCTGGCCGGCAACAATGTCCGCGTCGTTGTACGGCGAGATATACGGAACCCCATGCTCAACGCCGAATCGGCGCGCCTGCAATTCCGCTTCGATGGCCGGCCCATCCACGACAACGAGCCTGCCGCCCAGCCGCTCGATGGCATCCAGCTTGGAGCGCACCGCCGACGCCGGGACATACACCGTCACCGGCACACCAGCACGGGACCCGGCCCACGCCGCCGCCATGCCATGGTTACCGGTGGACGCCGTCACCACACCGGTCTTGCGGGCCGCCTCACCCAGCACATGAATCTTGTTCGTCGCCCCCCGCACCTTGAACGCACCGATCGGCAAAAGATGATCGCACTTCAGCCACACCTCGCAGCCCAGCTCCTGCGACAGCTGTCCGCTTCGCTCCAGCGGCGACACGGGAACCTGCGGGCGAATGGCGCCATGGGCGGCCATGATGGCGGCAAACACATCGGTCACGGAAATGCTCCTGTAGCGGCAATTGGTATCCCGGAATATTAGACGTAAAATCCAATTTGGAATAATCGTCAGGACCGACACCATGGCCACCTCCGGCAGCAGAAAACCCGCGGCACCCGGCCCGGAGCCGACCCCCACCCCCCGCGAAAAGCCCTCACGGCGCCAAATCAATCCCCCGACACGCTCGCCCTCCGGTAAACAATCGACCTCGCTCCGCACGCCGCCGCTCCCGGATAAAAAGCCATCGATACCGCGATCCAATCCGCTGGGCTCCGACGGGAAGCCGTCGACGCCGCGCTCCAGGCCGCTGGTCTCCGATGGAAGGACGTCAACATCTCGATCCAAGCAGCCGGGCTCCGATGGCAGGCCATCAACGCCGCGCTCGAAACCGTTGGCCCTCGATGCAGAGCCGCCAACACTTCGCGCCAAGCCATCAGCATCCGCTGGCAACCGATCGGCCCCACCGCCAAAGGCATCCGCGATTCGTGCCAAGCCGGCTGCGTCGAGACCGTCGCCAGCGGCCGGCGGCGCTGGCCTGTTCGACCAGCCCCTGCACCCATATCATGCCGTCGCCGACGCCCTGGCCGCGCTGTTCTGCCCCTTCGTGGAAGCCGTCGTGCACGACATCCGGACCGATCGCGTGACGCACGTCGCGCATCCGTTTTCCCCGCGCGCTGCCGGCGATCCCTCCGACCTGGGCGACGTCGACTTCGCGCCGGACACATCGGTCATCGGCCCCTACGAGAAAATCAACTGGGACGGCCGCCGCATCAAATCCGTGACGGCGGTATTGCGCGATCAAGGCGGCCACCCGATCGGCCTGCTATGCGTGAACGCCGACGTGACCGAATTCGAAGGGGTTCGCCGCATGCTGGATGGCTTCCTGCGCACGACCGACAGCGCCCCCAGTCCGGACGACCTGTTCCGCAACGATTGGCACGAGCGCATCAACCGCTACGTCGCCACATGGACGGCCCAACGCGACACCATCGTCGCCCGCCTGAATCGCGAACAGCGCCGCCAACTGATCGAAGACCTGCACCGCACCGGCGCATTCGACGGCAAGCACGCCCCAGCCTATGTGGCCGGCGTCCTGGGCATCAGCCGCGCGACCGTATATGCCGAACTGGCACGCCTGAGAGCGCCCACCTCCTGATGCTAGTCGGAGTCAATTCGGCGACATGAATTCGGCCGTATCAGTTCGACGGCACGAGCCGGGCCGGTATGAGTTCGATGACACGATTTCGACGATATGAATTTGTCGACACAACCTCGCCCATATGAGGTCGACGATACAAGTTCGAGGACATGAGACGGGTCAACATGAGTTCGACGACCCAATCGCGACGATATGAACTCGACGACACGAGTTCAACGATACGAATTCGCCAGCAAAAGTTCGCCAACGTAGACGGCGACAAAATTCCAGCGCCACCCCCAGTACCAGCAACCCGTCGGGGCTGACCCACAGCATGTAGGCGATCGCTGGCCGCGCTGGGCGGCCGGCGATCGACGTGCGCCCCAAGATCTTCCTATGGCACCAAACAAGACCTACGAAGCGCAAGAACCCAACCCGCCCCAGCGACCGCAATTAAGGCAAACCGGAGTCCGGCGGGGGTGGTGCCTGTCGGGGCCAGCCTGTTGAGGACGAGCGAGCGGAATCGAAGGGAGGCGTGGCGCGGACGCCATCACCAAGCACACCACAAGCCAACGCCCGCCGGACGAGATCAGCGCAGCGGTGCCCGGCGCCCGCGCGCCGGGCCGGACGATCAGGCTGGCCCCGACAGGCACCACCCCCGCCGGACGGAACCCGCAAAACACCCGCAAACAGCAACCATCAACAAACGGAACCCGCAAAACACCCGCAAACAGCAACCATCAACAAACGGAACCAGCAAAACACCCGCAAACAGCACCCACCCCAAATCCGCACACCCCCGTCACCCCCGCTCCAACGCCGGCACCTCCCCCGCCCCCAAATCCCAATACAACCCCGCCATCAACCTCAACCCCTCCCGCAGCAACTCCGGCGGCAAATGCTCATTCGGCGCATGCTGCGAACACGACGGATACGAATGCGGCACCCAAATCGTCCGCAATCCCAACACCTCGGTAAAAATATCGTTAGGCAACGACCCACCCAAATTCGGCAGAACCGCCGGCTTCTTCCCGCTCGTCCGCGCCAGCGACTCCACCGCCCACCGCACCCACGGATCGTCCGGATCCAGCCGCGTCGCCTTGAACATCGTCTCCCGCGTCAGCGTCAACTTCACCATCGGAAACCCCTGCCGGTCCAAATGCCGCCGCAACGCCGGCAAAAGATCCTCCGTATCCACCCCCACCACGAAACGCAACTGACAGCGCGCCCATGCGCGCGGCGGAATCGCATTCACCGGCGTCTCCGGATTCCCCGTCTTGAACGCCAACACCTCGAAAGAACACCACCCGTACACCTGCTCGGCCGGCGTCAGCCCCGGCTCGCCCCAATCCGGATCGATCTGCGGGCCTTCCGCGCCCCCGTCCACCTCGCAATCGGCCAGCACCCGGCGCACCGACGCCGGCAACTCCTTCGGCACCCACGCCGGAATCCGGATCTGCCCCGTCGGCGACACGATACTTGCGATGGCATGGGCCAGCTGGATCCCCGGATTGGACAACAGCCCGCCCCAATTGCCCGAATGGTGGCCTCCTTCGCGGGCCTCGATCGTCATATCGAAATTCAGCCCCCCGCGCGCGCCCAGGAACACCGTCGGCCGTTCCGCGCGCAGCCGCGGCCCGTCGGACGCGATCAGCAAATCGGCGGCGAACAGCTCGCGGTTCGCCTCGCAAAGCTGACGCAGCCCCGGCGAACCGGTCTCTTCGCCCATCTCCACCAGATACTTCGCGTTGAACCCCAGCTTGCCGCGTGTCTCCAGCACGCTGCGCAGCGCCTCCATGTTGACCGTATGCTGTCCCTTGTTATCGGCGATACCGCGCCCGTACCAGCGTCCTTCCGACTCCGTCAGGGCCCAGGGCGACAGTCCCTCGTGCCACTCGGCGTCCAGGCCGCGGATGACATCGCCATGGCCATAGCCCAGCACCGTCGGCAGGGCCGGGTCCTCGATGCGTTCCGCGTACAGAAAGGGCGCGCGCGCCTTCGGATGCGTCAGCGTGCGGCAGGCGAAGCCCATCGACTCGAAAGCCGGCTGCAATTCGGCGTGCAGGTAGCCCGCCAGATCGCCAGCGCGTTCCGGATTTTGGCTTTCCGTCGGCATCGCGATGCGGCGGGACAGCCGGTCGCGGAATCCGCCGGAGGCGAAGAAGGCATCGGCATGGTCGATTGCTGCGGCACGGGTCATGTGATTTCCCTGGTATACGTGGGCAAAGTGCCTGTATACCAGAGCAGCCCGCGCGGCGCGATAGAGAGAATCGCGCATGCCCGTAGGCTGCGATGCCGGCCGGGCCCCGCGCATGCGCGGCTCGCCCGCCGCCGCCAAACATACGGCAGGCAGCGGGCGAGCCGTCCCCTCAGACCTCCAGCACCGTCGTGAAACCGCCGTAGATCATGCGTTGCCCGTCGAACGGCATGGGGTTGGTGCCCGGCTGAAGGCGCGGATCTTCCATGGCCGCTTTCATCCCTGCCTGCTCCGCCTCGCGGGATGGCCAGGTAATCCAGGCAAACACGATGGCTTCGCCTTCCTTGCGCTTCACCGCCATCGGGAAAGAGGTCAGCTTGCCGTCGGGTACCTGGTCTTCCCAGCACTCCACCACCTGCAAGGCACCGTGCTTCTTGAATATCTCTGCCGCGATGCGCGCGTGCTCGATATATTTCTCGCGGTTTTCGATGGGTACGGCGGCGACGAATCCGTCTACGTAAGTCATGAGCGATCCCTCCAGTTGGATTAAGGGCCTACCCGGAGCGCCTCGCGGCTTCCCGGATGTTCCCAAGGTTACGACGATCGGGATCCCACGAAATCGACATCCGGCACACGGCGGATGGGCGATATCCGGACGCATGCGCCGGGACCGGAACCGTCGCGCCCCAACGCGTACGTGAATTAGTGGGCGGCCTGTTCACTATCGAGGCGGACAACCATGACGAGGTAGCCGCGGTACTTATGTCGATGGACCGAGAAGGCTGGTGCCGTAGGAGTTGTCTATCATGCAGAGCCATCCGGCCGCCGGGTCGAGTCGGAACACGTAAGTGGAGAAGCGCGTCGTCTGCCAAGGCTCGCCGGCGGCTGACCGGCCTCGAAGCTCGGCACGAGCGAGCACCAGCGCGGTGTCGCCGGCCTGCAATACCTGCATCTCCGGTTGGTGCACCTGCAGGGTGTGGTGAAAATACTCGGCGATGCGATCAAAGGCGGTGCGAATATGCGCCTTGCCTCGCGCAACCATCCCGGGCTGTAGCACCAGCACGGCGTCATCCGCGTAGAACGCCATCAATCGATCGAAGTCTTCGCGATTGATGGCGTCGTCGGCGGCGGCGATTACCTTCTTGAGTTCCTGTTCTGACATGGGTCATTCCTTGTCTGTGCTGAGAAACCTGACAGACGAGCCCCAAAAAAAACCCGCCTGCAAGGGCGGGTTTTTGGACTTGACCGTAATGCGCGCTAACCCGCCATTCTTCGAATGGGGGAAATAATGCAATGCAGGCGCGGAAAGGTCTTCTTCATGTTGGGCATAATGGAGAGCACGGCGGGGCTTGTCAAGGCGGCTGGCCGTCGCGCGTCTGGCGCGGCCTCCCTTGAGAAACCGGCCGGGCGCAACGTAAATGGAGTGCCATGAAGCTAATCGCAGTTATCCTCGCCTTCTTTGCCCTGATCGGTTTCGCGCACGCCCAGAACCCGGCTCCATCGACGATGGAGCCTTCCGGAATGGACCATGCGGCGCACATGAAAGCGGAGGCGGATACGCAGCGCCAGGCAGAGGTTTCCCGGCGCGGTAAGGACGTCATGCCCTTCAGCTTGTCGGCCACGACCCATATCTTCACCAGGAATGCCGAAGGGGGAGTCCAGCGCGTGGTGGCCAAGGATGCGTCAGACACCACACAGGTGACGCTCATCCGGCAACATTTGCAGGAAATCCGGCAGCAGTTCTTGAAAGGAGACTTCTCGGACCCGAGCCACATCCATGGCCAGGACATGCCGGGGCTGGCCGAGCTGACCAAAGCCAGGCCGGGACAACTGGACATCGCCTACCAGGAAGTCGAGGGCGGCGCCCAGCTGATCTACACAACGACAGAGCCCACCTTGGTGGTTGCGCTGCATAAGTGGTTTGATGCCCAGCTTTCCGACCATGGCAAAGATGCCATCGAAGAACATCAGGGTCATTGATTGACTGTGAGCATTTAGCGGGCAACGATCGGCTAGGATAGAAGGCCCTGCCGCGCGGCGGCGAATCCGGTCCGGAGCCCTCATGAACGCAATCTCCCATCCCGCGCCATTGGCGGACGCGGCCATCGAAATCCTGCGCGCCCGGACCCCTGGCGTGCGCACCACGGTCCACTTCAATCACGCGGGCGCCTCGCTGCCTTCCGTGGACACGCTGGAAGCGATGCGCAGGCAGCTGTGGCGCGAGGCGGAGATGGGACCGATCGAGGCCGGCGCGGCGGTGCGCGAGCAGGCCGAACAGGCGCGCATCCTGGCCGCCGCGCTGCTGAACGCCAGCCCTGGGGAAATCGCGCTGACCGCCGGAAACTCGGCGGGATGGGGCAGCGCCTTCGCCGGACTGGGAAACTGGAAGCCGGGCGACCGCATCCTGGTCGCGCGCCACGAATGGGGCGGCAATATCGCGGCCATGCATATTGCCGCCGGACGGGCCGGCGCGCGCATTGAAGCCATCCCGAGCGATGAAACCGGCATGGCCGACCCGCGCGCGCTGGAAGCCATGATCGACGAGCGCGTCCGGCTGATTTCCGTGACATGGCTGCCGGCCAATGGCGGCCTGATCAATCCGGCGGCCGCCATCGGCGCCGTGGCGCGCCGGCACGGCATTCCCTATTTCGTCGACGCGGCCCAGGCGGTGGGGCAATTGCCGATCGACGTCGGGCAGGTCGGCTGCGACGTGCTGACGGGCGTGGGCCGCAAAGCGCTGCGCGGCCCGCGCGAAACCGGGCTGCTGTACATCCGCCAGGATTTCCTGCCGCGCCTGACGCCGGCGTGGGTGGATACCAGCAGCGCGCCGCTGGACGACGACGGCCTGCCCGTCATGCGGGCCGACGCCGCGCGCTTCGAGCCTTCCGAAAGGTCGTACGCCTTGCGCTGCGGGCTGGCCAACGCCCTGCGCGAAGCGCTGGATATCGGCGTGGAAAACATACGCGCGCGTATCGACCGCAACGCGCGGGCCTTGCGCGCGCTGCTGGCGGATGTGCCCGGCGTCGAGGTCCTGGACCAG encodes:
- a CDS encoding threonine/serine dehydratase; its protein translation is MARIADAFGGGADRLPADADGLARSVGGSASRANGFERGVDGLPSEPGCLDRDVDVLPSETSGLERGVDGFPSEPSGLDRGIDGFLSGSGGVRSEVDCLPEGERVGGLIWRREGFSRGVGVGSGPGAAGFLLPEVAMVSVLTIIPNWILRLIFRDTNCRYRSISVTDVFAAIMAAHGAIRPQVPVSPLERSGQLSQELGCEVWLKCDHLLPIGAFKVRGATNKIHVLGEAARKTGVVTASTGNHGMAAAWAGSRAGVPVTVYVPASAVRSKLDAIERLGGRLVVVDGPAIEAELQARRFGVEHGVPYISPYNDADIVAGQGTIGVEIAEQAGADVLDAVFVCVGGGGLAGGLGTAIKQLSPRTRVVGVWPRNSVCMLRALEAGRIVDVEEQPTLSDATAGAVEQGSITFPICQRVIDDRITVTEAEIAAAMRAVASAERWMVEGAAGVALAGLMQRKDEWRGKKVAVVLCGRNIGLDRFVQAVGGSTGMTTATAGT
- a CDS encoding helix-turn-helix transcriptional regulator, whose protein sequence is MALDAEPPTLRAKPSASAGNRSAPPPKASAIRAKPAASRPSPAAGGAGLFDQPLHPYHAVADALAALFCPFVEAVVHDIRTDRVTHVAHPFSPRAAGDPSDLGDVDFAPDTSVIGPYEKINWDGRRIKSVTAVLRDQGGHPIGLLCVNADVTEFEGVRRMLDGFLRTTDSAPSPDDLFRNDWHERINRYVATWTAQRDTIVARLNREQRRQLIEDLHRTGAFDGKHAPAYVAGVLGISRATVYAELARLRAPTS
- a CDS encoding M20 family metallopeptidase; this translates as MTRAAAIDHADAFFASGGFRDRLSRRIAMPTESQNPERAGDLAGYLHAELQPAFESMGFACRTLTHPKARAPFLYAERIEDPALPTVLGYGHGDVIRGLDAEWHEGLSPWALTESEGRWYGRGIADNKGQHTVNMEALRSVLETRGKLGFNAKYLVEMGEETGSPGLRQLCEANRELFAADLLIASDGPRLRAERPTVFLGARGGLNFDMTIEAREGGHHSGNWGGLLSNPGIQLAHAIASIVSPTGQIRIPAWVPKELPASVRRVLADCEVDGGAEGPQIDPDWGEPGLTPAEQVYGWCSFEVLAFKTGNPETPVNAIPPRAWARCQLRFVVGVDTEDLLPALRRHLDRQGFPMVKLTLTRETMFKATRLDPDDPWVRWAVESLARTSGKKPAVLPNLGGSLPNDIFTEVLGLRTIWVPHSYPSCSQHAPNEHLPPELLREGLRLMAGLYWDLGAGEVPALERG
- a CDS encoding DUF1428 domain-containing protein translates to MTYVDGFVAAVPIENREKYIEHARIAAEIFKKHGALQVVECWEDQVPDGKLTSFPMAVKRKEGEAIVFAWITWPSREAEQAGMKAAMEDPRLQPGTNPMPFDGQRMIYGGFTTVLEV
- a CDS encoding YybH family protein, whose translation is MSEQELKKVIAAADDAINREDFDRLMAFYADDAVLVLQPGMVARGKAHIRTAFDRIAEYFHHTLQVHQPEMQVLQAGDTALVLARAELRGRSAAGEPWQTTRFSTYVFRLDPAAGWLCMIDNSYGTSLLGPST
- a CDS encoding aspartate carbamoyltransferase, which codes for MKLIAVILAFFALIGFAHAQNPAPSTMEPSGMDHAAHMKAEADTQRQAEVSRRGKDVMPFSLSATTHIFTRNAEGGVQRVVAKDASDTTQVTLIRQHLQEIRQQFLKGDFSDPSHIHGQDMPGLAELTKARPGQLDIAYQEVEGGAQLIYTTTEPTLVVALHKWFDAQLSDHGKDAIEEHQGH
- a CDS encoding aminotransferase class V-fold PLP-dependent enzyme gives rise to the protein MNAISHPAPLADAAIEILRARTPGVRTTVHFNHAGASLPSVDTLEAMRRQLWREAEMGPIEAGAAVREQAEQARILAAALLNASPGEIALTAGNSAGWGSAFAGLGNWKPGDRILVARHEWGGNIAAMHIAAGRAGARIEAIPSDETGMADPRALEAMIDERVRLISVTWLPANGGLINPAAAIGAVARRHGIPYFVDAAQAVGQLPIDVGQVGCDVLTGVGRKALRGPRETGLLYIRQDFLPRLTPAWVDTSSAPLDDDGLPVMRADAARFEPSERSYALRCGLANALREALDIGVENIRARIDRNARALRALLADVPGVEVLDQGREQSGLVSFAVAGQTGGAVQRKLAEQGISISSNGPAYTPLDMRARGLADIARASVSYLTTDAELDRLVQAIRDLA